CGGGATGTCTTCGAGACGGCCTGCCAGCAGCCCTGATTCCGTTCAATCCTGCTCGACGCCGTGTTCGAGCCGTCCGATCCCCTCGATCTCTATTTCGACGCGATCCCCATCCGTGAGCGGCCCGACACCCTCGGGCGTCCCGGTCGAGATCACGTCGCCCGGTTCAAGCGTCATGTACGTCGTAATCTCCTCGATCAGTTCGGGAATCGAGAAGATCAGGCGATCACGCGTCGAGTCCTGCCTGAGTTCGCCGTCGACCCAGAGCCGAATCCGGGCGTCTTCGGGTACGTGTTCGGGGTCGGCAACGACTGGACCGATCGGCGCCGCGCCGTCGAACGCCTTCCCCCTGACCCAGTTTGTCTCGCGACGCTGGTCGTCGCGGTTCGAGATGTCGTTGACGATCGTACAGCCCTCGACGATATCCATCGCGTCCGCGGCATCGACGTCCCGGCACTGCTCGCCGATCACGACGCCGAGTTCGGCCTCGTGTTCGATCTTCTCTTTCCCGGCCGGGAGCGTCACCGTATCGCCGTGGCCCGCCAGCGTGTTCGGGGGCTTCAGGAAGAGCAGCGGCCGGTCCGGCACGTCCTCGCCACGCTCGGCGGCGTGGTCGGCGTAGTTTCTGCCGATACAGACTACCTTGTCCGGTGTCGACGGCGGGAGGATGTCGACGGCTGACGCGTCGTAGCTGCTGTCGCCGAACGCGACGATCCCGTCGTCGGTGAGCTCGCCGCGGCGGATCGAGCCCGCAGGATCACGAAAGCGGATCGTTCTCATACCGGTGTCTTGTCGTGGTGGGCGTTAAATCTTCAGAAGTCGTCAGGTCGGCCGAAACGTACAGTCGTGTCAGTCAGCGCCGACCGCAGCAGCCCCGGATTCAGCGCGCATCGAGCGCCAGTACGCCTGCAGGTACGCGCCGATAAACATTCCAGCGACGCCGATCAGGATCGGGTAGTTACCGACCCCGAGGCTGGCGTAGGCCGCGCCGGGACAGATGCCCGAGAGCCCCCAGCCGACGCCGAAGATCGACCCGCCGGAAAGGACGTTGCCGTCCATCGACTTGAGGCGACGTTCGTACGGCCGCCCGGTCAGTGGGGCGTTCTCGCGGAACCGCATCGCGAGGAAGATGGTTCCCGCCGTCACCGTCGCCGCGCCGCCCATCACGAAGACGAGTCCGAGGTCAACTAGCTGGAGGAAGGAGAGAACGACCTCGGGCTGAGCCATATGGCTGAAGCCAAGCCCAAAGCCAAAGAGGATGCCGCCGACGAAAATTAGCGCCACGAACGCGCCGCTTTGCTCGTCGTTCGTCATCCTACGGACTCACCCCCGCAGCCCCAACGAGCAGTGCGGTCCCGATGGCCACGACCATGAACGTCGCGACGTTGGCGATTGAGGTCTGTGAGAGCGAGCCGACGCCACAGACTCCGTGACCCGAGGTACAGCCCTTTCCGAGCCGCGTTCCGATCCCGATCAGGACGCCGCCACCGAGTAGCCGCCACCAGCTAACCTCGGTCGTCCAGATCGTCACGCCGCCGACGTCCTGCAGTTGGCCCGCCGTTGCGGGCTGGTGGAGCGAACTCGTGAGCAGACCGGACTGGAAAGTGAGCGCGTAGATGCCCGCGCCGATGACGATCCCCAGAGTAAACACAACGCGCCAATCACGCGAAGTGACGAACCGGTGCTGTTGTAATCGGGGGAGCCTGGAGGTGTACGACAGCGTCGACTCCAGAAACGTGCTCGCGCCCGCGGTGATGCCCGTTCCGAGGTAGATCACCGAGACGCCGAGCCCGATGAAGATGCCGCCGATCAGGTAGTGCCAGATGTGGTTCGGAAACAGTGTCTCGAACGTGAGTGTGGCCAGGAGTGGGTCGATCATGCGTGAATACTGAGTGAGGGGTACAACGTGCGCGTTCCGTATGTCGGTTCCGATCCGCTGGGAAGCGTCAGGATCGGGAGACAGACCCGCGAAAGAGGTTCACACGGCGACCCCGTAACGACAGGTTTAAGCGAAATAGCCAGCAACTCGAAGATACGCTTCGTACGAGCGAAGTGCGCTCCGTTGGTGTAGTCCGGCCAATCATTTCGGCCTTTCGAGCCGATGACCTGGGTTCAAATCCCAGACGGAGCACTACAGCGAACGCAGTGAGCGAAGCGCGCACGTTCTGGGATTTGAACTACGCGAGACGAGCACCAGCGAGTCTCGCCATCGAGTTCAAATCCCAGACGGAGCACCTGTCCCAATCTCAACTCTCGAGCGAAGCGAGCGTTTGCCATCGAGTTCAAATCCCAGACGGAGCAGTTCTGGCCGACTGTGTGCCGCGATACAGTGGAGAGCCGAAACGATCACCGCCCTGTGAGTGCCTCGCTCGCCGGGGCAAACTCGATCTCGGTGCCCAGCCCAGCCTCGCGAGCCCGCTCGTAGACCAGTGCGCCACCAGCGACGGTCTCGATGCCGGTTCCGCCGCTGTCGAAGAGCGTAATCTCGTCCGCAGCGGTACGTCCCTCCGTTTTCCCGGCAACGATCTCACCCAGTTCTGCGTGGACGTGGTCTTCGTTGACGGCTCCCGACTCGACCGCGTGGAGGAACGACCCGGCGTCGATCTCAGTTCGTTCGCGGAGGTCGGGGACATACGTCGCGCGCTCGATCGTCGTGGCGTCGAGTTCCTGCTTGTCGGCGCTATACTGGCCCATCGCGGTGACGTGCGTGCCTGGCTCTAACAGGTCGCCGTCAAAGACTGGCTGGCTTGCGTTTGTCGCGGTGATGACCACATCAGCACCCTCGACCGCGGCCGCGCTGGACTCGACCGCCTGAACGACGGGATCGAGTAGATCGTCCATCTCCGCGGCGAACGACTCGCGATGTTCGCGGGTCGGTGAGAACACGTCCACACGCTCGAACTCCCGGACTGTCACCGTTGCCCGGAGCTGACCGCGCGCCTGCGGCCCGCTCCCGATAACTGCTAGCGTCTCGACGTCCTGCCGGGCCAGTGCGTCGACGCCGACCGCGCCCGCCGCGCCGGTCTTGAACGGGTTCATGCTCGCGCCATCGAGAACCGCGAGGGGTTCCCCGGTTTCGGCGTCGAACAGCGGCGTCATGAACCAGGCGTCCCGCTGGCCGAAGCCTGCGGCGTACATATACCCGCCCATCACGCCGGTATCGGGGAGCACGGCGGCATAATCGGTGAGCATCCCCGGCGGATCGCGTCGGAGCAGTTTGGTTCGTGGACGTGCGGGAGCGCCCTCGCCGTGCTGTCGGTAGCCGTCCCGGACAGCATCGACGAACTCGGTGGGAGTCGCTAGCCCGTCCACGTCGCTGCTGGAGAGGAACAGTGCCTCGGTCATGTGTGTCAGTAGGACCGCAATCGAAAAGAGTGCTCTGCTGTATCAGACGGTCACTCTCCACCGAACAGGCGCACGAGGACGAGTCGCCACGGAACCACGACGACGAGGACGGTCCCGGTCATAACGAGCGGGAACGGCCACGCCGTGCCGCCCGCGAAGTACGGTGACGCGCGCAAGAGGAGACCGACGTTGACCGCGGCGAGTGCGGTAAGAGTAGTGTGCCGGGCGGCGACCCGTGGATCCGTCAACACGTCCGGGCGGTAGAGCCCCGCGATGCCAGCACAGAGCAGCCAGCCGACGGCAAACGGGATGACCGTCTCGAGGGTGGTAAAGGGGTCCGTGAGGCCCGCCAGACCGTGGTGCTCCACAATACCGCCCGCGACGACCAGCGATACGACCAGCAGGTCACCAGCGAGCACGGCGAACTGTCGCGTCTCGTCCGGGACGTCCCCGAGCCGGGGTGCAAGTGTGGACATACTCATCAGTTGCGACTCGGTGGATATGGGCGTACTGGAATTCTGTCACA
This genomic window from Natranaeroarchaeum aerophilus contains:
- a CDS encoding fumarylacetoacetate hydrolase family protein, whose amino-acid sequence is MRTIRFRDPAGSIRRGELTDDGIVAFGDSSYDASAVDILPPSTPDKVVCIGRNYADHAAERGEDVPDRPLLFLKPPNTLAGHGDTVTLPAGKEKIEHEAELGVVIGEQCRDVDAADAMDIVEGCTIVNDISNRDDQRRETNWVRGKAFDGAAPIGPVVADPEHVPEDARIRLWVDGELRQDSTRDRLIFSIPELIEEITTYMTLEPGDVISTGTPEGVGPLTDGDRVEIEIEGIGRLEHGVEQD
- a CDS encoding DUF6691 family protein — protein: MTNDEQSGAFVALIFVGGILFGFGLGFSHMAQPEVVLSFLQLVDLGLVFVMGGAATVTAGTIFLAMRFRENAPLTGRPYERRLKSMDGNVLSGGSIFGVGWGLSGICPGAAYASLGVGNYPILIGVAGMFIGAYLQAYWRSMRAESGAAAVGAD
- a CDS encoding YeeE/YedE family protein; the encoded protein is MIDPLLATLTFETLFPNHIWHYLIGGIFIGLGVSVIYLGTGITAGASTFLESTLSYTSRLPRLQQHRFVTSRDWRVVFTLGIVIGAGIYALTFQSGLLTSSLHQPATAGQLQDVGGVTIWTTEVSWWRLLGGGVLIGIGTRLGKGCTSGHGVCGVGSLSQTSIANVATFMVVAIGTALLVGAAGVSP
- a CDS encoding ornithine cyclodeaminase family protein yields the protein MTEALFLSSSDVDGLATPTEFVDAVRDGYRQHGEGAPARPRTKLLRRDPPGMLTDYAAVLPDTGVMGGYMYAAGFGQRDAWFMTPLFDAETGEPLAVLDGASMNPFKTGAAGAVGVDALARQDVETLAVIGSGPQARGQLRATVTVREFERVDVFSPTREHRESFAAEMDDLLDPVVQAVESSAAAVEGADVVITATNASQPVFDGDLLEPGTHVTAMGQYSADKQELDATTIERATYVPDLRERTEIDAGSFLHAVESGAVNEDHVHAELGEIVAGKTEGRTAADEITLFDSGGTGIETVAGGALVYERAREAGLGTEIEFAPASEALTGR
- a CDS encoding DUF3054 domain-containing protein codes for the protein MSTLAPRLGDVPDETRQFAVLAGDLLVVSLVVAGGIVEHHGLAGLTDPFTTLETVIPFAVGWLLCAGIAGLYRPDVLTDPRVAARHTTLTALAAVNVGLLLRASPYFAGGTAWPFPLVMTGTVLVVVVPWRLVLVRLFGGE